Sequence from the Sciurus carolinensis chromosome 1, mSciCar1.2, whole genome shotgun sequence genome:
cccctgggttcaatccccagtactgccagaaaaaagtgtatatatatattcacttgAATATAAAGACATGGGGCTtaggagtatagttcagtggtagaacatttgcctggcatgtgtgaggccctggttcaatccccagcaccataaaattaatgaactaattaattttaaaaaggtattaatatattgaaaataaaaagttaagaaaagatGTGCCCTGCAAACAGAACACATTAGCTGTAGCTATATTCATTTCAGACAAAGTAGAATATAAAGAGTATTAACAGAGATAAAAATGACATAATGTTAAAGGGTCAATTCATCAGTAATGTATAATACTTCCAAATACATACAGGCGTAATTTTAGATCTTCAAAACACATAAAGGAAGAACTGACAgatgaaagagagaaacagacaaatccaGGATTTTAGTACCCTTGTCTCGGTAAAAATAGAGTAAATAGACCAAGAGATCAGTGAAGATATTGATCATCTTAATACTATCACTCACTTTGTCTTAActgacatttataaaatgttataatcAACAATGGCACTTGGACCAAGTGCGCATTTGAACATTCACTGAAATGTACCAAAACATAAATTGTCAATAAATCTCAAAAGATTGAAATCAGAAGGAGTATATTCTCTAAGCACTatgtaattaaattataaatatataacaaaaaggCATCAGAAAATCAACCgttttattttacattagtaGAAAAACAGgtggaaaatgaatttttttaaaattccacttaaaatagcattcaaaacaaaatagtttagaataaatttaacaagacACATAAGACCttcacaatgaaaattacaaaatttgtttacaatactattttaatataataaagagctcaataaatgaaaatatgtactaTGTTCATAATTGGAAAACAATATTGTTAAATGGAACTTGTAGATTCTGTACAATCCAAATTAAACTCTCACTAAACTTTTACATAGACACTAACAATTTTCTTCTGAAAcatctggaaaaacaaagacctggACTAGTCAAAATCAtcttaaaaaagaggaaagttgAACTTACTTACATTGTCTGATTTCAGGACATACAATAATCAAAAacacagtaatcaaaacagtgtggtgtATTTGTAACGTCAGACCAGTGGAACACAATAAAAAGTCCCCAAATAGACCCACACACATCAGGCTATATTAGGTTAtatttttgacaaaatatattttattttggacaaAGACACTGTGGCAgttccaaaaggaaaatgaaagcctttttaacaaattgtgCTAGAACAACAGAAGAAACATATAGATAAAAATGAACTCTGACCCTTATACTaagcacaaaaattaattcaggaTGAATCATGGACCTCATAAGAAAGTCCTGTGCAACATTGCAGTAGGCAAGGATTCTTGGAGGTAGAGGGAACGACATAAAAATTACTAAgcataaaattgaaaatagggctaggaatagacagcttgcccagcatgcacgagaccctggtttcaatccccagcaccacacatgaacacaaaagaaaaaaaaaaaatttatgaaagatgaagaaggaaagaaagaaaaaaagtaacaaaactgGATTTTGTCAGTAATGAAACTGGCACAGTTCATGGTGATAGACATCAAAGTAAAAGTTGTCTAAGGGAAGTAGGGAATGTCTGGAAGGAAAGATAGGGAAAGTTTCTGAAGTtatagaaatgttctatatcttgatgGAGCTATTGGTTATTCTGGGGCAGTtacataaacatatacatttatcaaaactctTAAATGACCTGGGGGATATAATTCATGTGGAGTACTTTCCTAGAGTGtgcaaggtcttgggtttgatctctagcatcataaaaagcaacaaaactcATGAAGTTATAGGGTAGATTTCACTGTATATAAATTTTACctccataaaagaaaaaggtgtATATCATTGAAATGATTATTTCTGTAGTCAGTACCACATATACTGTGTACTATTTCAAACACACATCTGTACAACTTAAAactgcatatttaatttttttcagcaaataTATACTGTAGTTCAACTATTTAACAGTTGCTAGGGATACAAAGATGAGTAATGGAAAGTTTTTGGGTTCAGAGAGCTCACCATCTTGCAGGAACCATAATAACACAAGAGATAATTGTCAAAGTAGAAATGGATGCTGAGTGTGAGGCAAGTGcaaaggagggaggaagtggttttgatttgttggGGTTGGAGAGATCAAACCCAAAAATGGATAAACTTTTGCAAAGGAAGAAGAATTTTTTGGGTCAAGAGAACCTCAGGAACTACTATATAGAAACATGAGCCTGCACGACTTGTTTCCAGAATTTTAAGTGGCCCAGTGTGACTACAGTGGTAGACGGTGATGTAGTGATGGGAAGGAACATCCTTTAATTATGAAACCAGACTGTACAGTCttaaatatcatgctaaggagTTTAAATTTATAAGCAGTGAGGGACCACTGAAGGCTTTTATACAGGAGTGACATCAGTTCTATTCCTGTGTTTTATAAGAGAATATCGGGTAGTAGTAAAGAATTATAAATTTGGGGAGAGATTAGAGTCAGAATTAATAGAAATGAATTGCCAGAAtccaatagtcattttttaaatatttattcatgagAATTTTATGATTCAACTTTTATATTTggccattctttttctttttctttcaaattaacaACAGGAATCCAGAAACATTTTGGACCACCACAGGAATGTTTCCCCAGGAGTTCATTATTTGTTTTCACAAACATGTAAAAGTTGAAAAGCTTATAATCCAGAGTTACTTAGGTAAGCAGATCATACATTAATTTTCATCATCCTTTAATTTTTCCATAGGCAGAGCTTATATGTAAACTTTTGGCAAAACACTGGTTTTTCTTCACAGCATGGAATCCAGTTTTATTGCTGGAATGGGAGGGTAGGGATTATGGGTTAACTGCCTTCAGCAGAACTAACCTCTCTCAACTTCGAATTTGAAACTCTTCCAAAGCACATAATAATTTCCATGCAATTTACAACATGAAAGTCTTTGGCAAAAGACCCTATTATGAACATAAGAAACTGACTTGCCAGAACCTAAGTTTCCAcaacatctttttttctgaattcattcatCCTGGAGTTCTCTGTCAAATTTTTGCTGAAAATCTGATAACCCTGATTTTTCACATTGAATGGTGTTGATTCTTCTATTAATAATGATATTTTCTGGGAATTTAGGAGAGGAATCTCCCATTGGAACATTATTCTAATCCTGTCTGTTTATTTAAGGATAAAGTATATCAGACAAAATCATGGCAGGAAACAATACATCCCAGATATTTCAAATGAGAGGCTTTATTGTTGGATCCACTTATGAAATTATGTCCTAGGCTAAGGGAATCAACAAGGAATGATTAGGTCCTCAGAAACTATTTACAGCAGGAGGCCATTACTGCCCTGGGACAAGGCAAGGAGATAATGTTATCCCATTCCAGTGAGAGCTGGATCATGCCCAGCAGGAGCTGTACTCATGAAGGGATTTGACCCTTGTCCAAAACTTGACACCAAAGCAGAGCAGGAGTGGAGATAAAATAGCCTGATCTCACTCCCTCACAGCCCTCTGTCTCCTCCTGGTAGCTCCCACTGACCAACTCCAATCAGAAGCCAGTGGGTAAGTCCAGGAGACTGGTCCACAAGGGTCACCCATTCAGGGCACAGGAAAggacagagaagaggaggaatgGATGTAGAGTGGCAGAAACTGGGTGAGGACAGTGGAGAAAACGTAGTGCAGAACTATGcaagaagggggctggggagatagctcagttggtagagtgcttgccttgtaagcacaaggccctgggttcgaaccccagcaccccaaaaaaaaaaaaaaaaaaagaactatgcaAGAAGATGCAAGTTGCAGAAGATGCAAGCCTCAGTCTCTCCTCTGCCATTAATTGCATAAGCTCTGGAGTCAGACATTTCCTCAGGGTTGAATTTCTGCTCCTTACTAGTTCCTTCTCATTAAACGCATTACCTGGCTTCTCAACGCATATGTCCTCATCAATAGAGTAGTTTAATAATACCTTTTTCTTAAGACTGTAGTCAGGggagaatgaaaaaatataccTGAACTCAGTAGGTTCTTCATAAATGTTTGAGACTGAGACCACAACTGTTATCATCAGTATATGAAAAATTCTGAATGATGACCAAATAAACATCGGTAAGATTACCATTACACAGCATAGTTGTgtggcactgtggtgcacacctgtatcgCAGGAACTCAGGGAgggtggggagactgaggcagaagcattacaagtttgaggacagcctcagcaacttagtgaaaccatttcaaaataaaaataaaaaagggttggaggtgtggctcagtgatagggtgcccctgggttcaatctccaggactattaaaaaaagaaaaagaaaagaccacaTTTTTACCATAGAGATTTATGGAAAAACAGTGGATAACTTCCAGAACATGGTATTCCTGATCCCAGAACTCTGTGGTTCTACTAATGCATGACAGTctgtggcagagggaaaaagaaatacagagacAACAGCATAGAGTCAGGAAGGTAATTAATATTGTGTTTATTTACAATGTCAGTGCGGACCTTGAAGATTGAAAAAACCACATCTAAAGAGCCTGTCAGTTTTGAGCAGTGGATTGAAAAAGGTATGTGCTTGTTTTACCAGCATTGTTCCGGGCATGAGAGAGTAGATAATTGTCCTCTAACTCTATTTTTCCACTCCAATTGCATTTTGGTGAATAAAAGGTGACCTtaatgattcttttatttatttttgatgggattatggttttgtttttttttttttttttttttttccacatgacTCTGATGGTTCTTGTACACAATTAGGACCTAGAAAAAACCAGGTGAATAAAAATCTGGCTTGTTATAAAACAactaatttttctgaatttcataatctttatcagagaaagagagaccaTCATTTAAAGGCTTTTGTGACTTAGTAGTTGGCATAGTATAGTTGAACAATAAATATCATCAACAGATTGGTAGCCTCCAGTTAAACACAAACATATTAGCTTCATGTAtcatctcctttcctttccaaaaTACCATGAGAAAAGTAGCAAATGACcaggggtgtggtggtgcatgcctgtaatcccagcgacttgggaggctgaggaaagagttcaaaggcagcctcagcaaccatgaggcgctaagcaactcagtgagaccccctgtctctaaacaaaatacaaaatagaactggggatgtggctcagtggttgagtgcccctgagttcaatcccagtacctaCCCCATCCccacttccaaataaaaatagtgataaaggaataaaatagggATAAAGGAAGCATAAACCTACAaggacaaaaaaggaaacaaaacccaGGAAACTAAAGCAAATGTAAGATGTATATTTTGATAGAGGAGAAAGCAAGTAACTTCTATAGCCGAACTTAGTAGTAGCCTAAGTGCTTGCCAaggaaaataacaataagaaGCAACATAGATCCCTAGAAGGTCTAGAATGTGAAGGCAATAATATGAGCAAGACATGGACCAGAAAACAAAAGTGATTGGTTGAACATCTATATCTAGAGTGGTCGAATTCTGAATCCCACAGAGCTTGGTGACCAATGCATTGCAGTGTCAGGCAGAAGGAACGTTTTCCCACAGACCTCAACTGCCACCCTCAAGATGACTAGGAGCGTTGAATGTTGAGGTTCAGGTCCCAGGTGAGCAGTTGTAATAGAGTGTGACACGGAGTTGGATGCAGCATTAAATGGAAGCCTACACATTGGACAGTGTGTGACTCCAGCCTTCTTCCTGTGCTTTGCTATTAATAACAGCAACCAAGAGTGTGCCCCCAACTAGGAGTCTGAAGGATTTGTCTTTGGAGAAACTGAGGGGCCCCAGAAAAAAGATCTGTGGACCCTGACAAAGGTTAGCTTACCCCTCAGTTGCTCTTTTGAAGTGTACCAGTCAGCAAACAGAACTCATGCACACAGTTTTCAAATGATTTATTATTCAAATGTAACAAAAGACCCTAGCcagttttatctcaaaataaataacaagaagggcctgggatgtgattcagtagtaaagtgcccctgggttcaaccctagtaccccaaaaacaaaaaaatagagatggatAATCAAGTATTTAGAGGTGGAATGTCATGATGACTTaggctaaatttaaaatattttagcaaaaaagTTTTAAGTCAATGATGCTAAAGTGTTGGTaattataaaatctaaatattGGGTTTATATGGGaagtattattttctctttcatgtatatttgagattttccagttttccataactgaaaaaaagaaactaagcaaATAATGAAGGGGTTATTATTAACTTCTAATGGAGATgttgtataagaaagaaaatgtggggctggggagatagctcagtcggtagagtgcttgccttgcaagcacaaggccctgggtttgatccccagcaccacaaaaaaaaaaaagaaagaaagaaagaaaatgtgattgtTACTTATTTCAGCACTAAGTAACTTATATAGGCATAATACTATAACTATGAAATAATGATTTCAAATTAGAGGGAATGGGAGGAGGAAGttgtggcaggaggaggaagggcatATTGGGTTAGGAAACCTAAATTTTCACTGACTATAATATAAAGTCAATAAAATGTTGATAAGTAAGAACAGGAATAGAAAGGGAATTGAAAACACATACTGCTAGAGAGTTTGAAAGAGAATGAGGGCTGACATGGGGGTTATAACTTTCATCATCTCAGAGAAaggttaagaaacagaaaaaaagttgcACATAATCTTAACTTCCCAGAGACTACCCTTGGACTGtgtggcttttaaaattatgtaccttaattattttgatagaaataaaatcaatgtcAGATATTATCAGTAGCTATTATTATATCAGTTAAATAGTTCATGTTTCCAAAAGAATGTTTGATGTGATTAACTCatgaccaaataaataatctgtcCTATTAAACaagtaaagttttttttaaacttgaacaCCAGAAAAGATCACTTCACCAGTTTCATAATTctacatcataatgaaaatttaCTGTGAGCAACTGGCTGTAGGTGTCATCCCTGCCTGTGGTGAAATGATTCTTGTCAGGAGGCacttttaggttttttttgttttgtttttgttttttttaatattttgttttagttgtaggcagatgcaatacctttattttatttttatgtggtgctgaagatcgaacccagggcctcacacatgctaggcgagccctctaccactgagtgacaaccccagctccccattttcacattttatctaCTCCTTTATCATAAATTTATATTCGTGTTATCTTTTGCTTATACTCCCTAGAGATATTTTATAACTCATATagtttttttaaccttttatatCAAATGTCTCTTTTTATATCAAATTTCAACCTCTAAGCACAGATAATTCCTTTAAATCCAATTTTAACTTATGGTTTACAAGATAATCACATTTTGCTGAACATAAATTTTAGTAGTTATCATTGTATATTTTAAGTCTTAACTCATTtctgttaaatttgttttttagattttgtACATACAGAGGGGCagcttcaaaatgaagaaattgtggtAAGTAAATATACTTTGTTGAGATAAACATCATCTTTAGTaatcacaatattttaaatttttaaatatatctcccTAGTCCTAGAGTTAATAAATATACTTATGGTATTATAAGTTCTATACCTGATCAACCAATAGAGAGATTATTCTTAACAGTATTATAAGATAAATATAAGGGAGGATGACAGCAAGgataaacaatttattttttgctttttttctgctcatttatttatttggaagtaTTCGATAGTTCTACTTGACTTTCTTTCATTTGATTCTGTAAGCCATTTAGAACAAGAATTGAAAAAGGTTGAGATGTCAAAATTGGTTGTTAATTTAAGCATGAAAGGACAAGGGAGATTCAGATAAAGGGAACTGGAGCATAGGATCAGCAACAAATAAGCCAAAGAGAGATGAAGTGGAAAGAGAACCAGTACTTTTCAATAACATTCCACTGGGCTTTGCTTGTCAAGTGGAATGAATGCCCTTTGATGAGGAAACTGCTGCTTCGTCAGGAGTTCCTATGTTCCTGCTAGTTTTTCAGACCTTGGTTTTAGacaaacacaaaaaagtaaaacaaccaaatgtgtatttttttttagtcagTAGTGTTTAAGTAAGGTTTCTCTTAAGATATCTTGCCAATTAAGTTTATGTCTCATATCTTGCTGGTAGCTGCTATGAAATTGAGATTCTGTGAGAAGTTTTTGAATACTATTTATTAGTCTCTTTCTCCCACCAAAATTTGCCTGATAATTGGGAATGTCCAGGAGAGGGCAGACAAAAGTGATTATTTTTGCTGAACTTTATCTTCTTATTCTCCCTCTTTATCTAGTGGGTTATGATTAGTGAGCCCTTGCTGTCTTTAGTAGTTTGTTTCTGGATTCATTGTAGATTAGGATAGGATGatagaaaattcagaaagtaGTAAGAGGGAATGAGAAACTGGAAATCacccataattttattactctgaGATTTACTACACTTACTTTCTTCTAGTCGTTGACCATATGCATGacataattataataaagtacaattttgtattatctttttaaCTTAATATTCTTTCACAAACttcataatttcaattttaagaTAACATTTTCCTGTTTGCATACATTTaagctaattttctttttcctcccttgcTTTCATTGCAAGTAATACACAGGGGACATTTTATGCACGTTCTTGCTCCATGACCTtcacctttttgtttgttttctaggaTTAAATTTCATGGAATGGAAACACTAAGCATAAgagtataaacatttttatagatttttacatatttgcCAGATtgcttttcagaaaaattatacaaatgtaaAAGTATAGTCATGCTTCGGGGTAGTTTATGCTGAGCCATCATTAACCAAGGGAAATCTCTTTTCATGACAACTACATTCAAAACTGCTGTACCCCAGAACAATTGTTATTTGTGGCTGGGTTGTCTTCTGAATATTATATCTTGTATATTGTTATGTATTTAGAATATCAGTCTTGTGTCAAACCCTTTCTTCTGCTGTTTGTTAACAGATAAATAGGATTACTAAAAGTATCTGTATTGATTTTTCCCCTACAGGCTCATGATGGCTACTGTACTTACTTGAGATTCATAATTACATCAGCCTTCGATCATTTTACATCTGTGCATAGTGTTTCTGCAGAGGGAATAGTAGTCTCAAATCATTCTTAGTAATTATAACAAAATCCTCTTGcataatttttaacaatatatttatttaaacatgaaGTTGTCATTGATATACTTTATTAAAAGGATTTGTATCAAtctgtttcagtttttatttatgtttttttcagtattttgggCAAAGACATTCTGGTTTCATTAGTCAGCAGTGCTGGCCACCATGGAAGATATGAGGAAGTCTTGTTTTCAATACATAACTTAATCAAGGAAATGAGTATACATGGAAATTTAACTGATAATATATTGTGCCCCCACAGTATCTAATATAATACCTGTCAGATCTCAgtgcattaattttttaaaatttattgattgaTGCAAAGAGCTGAGCAATGTAGATAATAAACAATGTAAgagtttagagaaaagaaagtacTTATGGGAAAGTTTGCTTGAGATCATGGGACCTGAACTAGGCCTTCTAAAATAAGTTGtatatttggtttttggtttttgaaattttgttctgATTTGAAAACCTTATAGAAGAGTTAGGAAACATAATCATATTTCCGAAAGACAACCattattcacattattttatattttttgatattttgaggaaacaaggaagaaagtAGGACAGACTGATTAAAGTAACACTTTTCTGAAtatatcttgtgtgtgtgtgtgtgttactggggatcaaacccaaggcctcatgcatgtcaGGGCCTCTGCCACTAATTGGCACCCCCAACCCCATGAATATATAGTTTTGACTTGAAACATAAATAACTTGTATagccaaaattaaattaaaaagcacttccaaaataaaaacaaataggaatACATGAGCCTAACTTTATTACAAGTTGGTAAAATAAACATACTGGAAAAGATGATTGTTTTAAGTGACAGTATTTTATCTGTGATCTGCATTAGTTTCTTGGTGCTTCTGTAACAAAGTACTACAAACTTGGTGAtttaaaccaaagaaatttattttctcacaattctggaggctagaagtccaaaatcaaggtgttgggaGGGTTAGTTGCTACTACGGGGGTTCTAAGGGAGGATCTGTTCCATGATTTTCCTTAGTTTCTGGTGTTGCGGGCAACCCTTGGCAAATGGCAACATAGTGCCATCTTTACCTCCAATGTCACGTGGTATTCCTCCTGTGTATCTTCACATGTTTTATTCCTCCTGTGTATCTTCACATGTTTTTCCCTCTGGGTGACTCTGTCTCCATGTGTCTTCTTTTCTTATCACAACACCAACACATTGAATTAAGTACCTACCCTACTCCAGTTGACCTCATCTTTATTGTTTACATCTCTAGTGACCTTATTTCCAAGTAAGATCACGTTCACAGTTTCCAGGTATTAAAACTTcaaatagcagctcaattcacaatacctagattgtggagccaacctagatgcccttcaatagatgaatggataaagaaactgtggtgtatatatacacaatggaatattattcagccataaagaaaaataatattatggcatttgcaaataaatggatgaaattgaagaatatcatgctaagtaaaataagccagtcccaaaacaccaaaggtcaaatgttttccctgttacattgatgatgatacataatggggatggggataagagaagaatggaggaaatttagattatgtagagggaaatgaggaggagggggtgggggtatgaaagatggtggaatgagacagacatcattaccctatgtacatgtataattacacaaacggtatgaatttactcgtgcacaaccatagaaacagaaagttgtaccccatttgtgtacaatgaatcaaaatgtagtctgtaaaaatttttaaaaagtaaatttttaaaaaattaaaaaaaaaaaaaaaacttcaaatatcTTTTTGGGGGACACAGTTCAACTCACAAAAGAGTGCATttataatggttaatttttttttttttttttttttttttttttttggtgctggggattgaacccagggccttgtgcttacaaggcaagcactctaccaactgagctatctccccagccctataatggttaattttactGATCAACTTGGTTGGGCTATGTTGATCAGATATTTGTCCAATATTTTTtggatgtttctgtgaaggtgtttttttgaataagataaaaatttaaattgatggACTTTGAATAAAGAAGATTGCGCTCCATAATGTGGCAGTCTCCTCAAATCATTCAAAAGCCTTAACAGAACAAAGACTGACTTCCCCTGGGCAAGAAGGAATTCTTCCAGATCTGACCTTCAGAGTTAAACTGCAACATTGGTTCTTCCCTGGGTCTTCAATTGGTCAGTCTCCCCTGCAGATATTGGATTTGCTGGCTTCCATGAGCCAAAGCCTTAAAATCCCCTCTCTATAAACACCCAAGCTGATTAAGTGATCTTCTTAAATAGCTTGGactacaggaattttttttttttttttttgcggtgctggggattgaacccaaggccttgtgcttgcgaggcaggcactctaccaactgagctatctcccagcccgaCTACAGGCAtttttgataaaaacaaaaagaactacaAGAAGATCTTACATTTCACTTAGTTATTGGTAGTAATATTATACtttatttgaaactattttaatatCCTATAAGTTATAGGATAATGCAAATGAATTATTATGTTAATGTGGTTAAGAATCAAGATTATAGTTTTCAAGTAAAGAACTACAAGTAGAAAATCAAGTAAATTGAGTAAATTCCTCTAtggtttaattttaattgaaataacaGCATAAacttcccccacttttttttttaaagaatacatgctttttttcttcttttccttcccctcctcctccttctccttctccttcttcttcttcttctccttcttccttctttcttctttcttctttcttcttctttctttcttcttcctcctcctcctcctcctcctcctcctcctcctcctcctcctcctccttcttcttcttcctcctccttctttcttcttcatgtgtgattgaacccagggcctcacatatgctaggcaagcactctagcactaagatacatcccagccctttttaaagatttaattttgagacaggatctcactaagttacccaggctggccttgcacttgtaatcttcctgtctcagcctctgaaatagttgggattacaggggtgcaccctGTGCCCAGCTAGGAATGTATATTTCTTAAGTCTGTCCACTAAAGTCTGTCCACTAAAGTCTAAAATGATATTCAAATAGCAT
This genomic interval carries:
- the Ift25 gene encoding intraflagellar transport protein 25 homolog isoform X1; protein product: MRKFDLCLSSEGAEVVLATSSDEKHPPENIIDGNPETFWTTTGMFPQEFIICFHKHVKVEKLIIQSYLVRTLKIEKTTSKEPVSFEQWIEKDFVHTEGQLQNEEIVAHDGYCTYLRFIITSAFDHFTSVHSVSAEGIVVSNHS
- the Ift25 gene encoding intraflagellar transport protein 25 homolog isoform X2 produces the protein MRKFDLCLSSEGAEVVLATSSDEKHPPENIIDGNPETFWTTTGMFPQEFIICFHKHVKVEKLIIQSYLVRTLKIEKTTSKEPVSFEQWIEKATKSVPPTRSLKDLSLEKLRGPRKKICGP
- the Ift25 gene encoding intraflagellar transport protein 25 homolog isoform X3 translates to MRKFDLCLSSEGAEVVLATSSDEKHPPENIIDGNPETFWTTTGMFPQEFIICFHKHVKVEKLIIQSYLVRTLKIEKTTSKEPVSFEQWIEKDFVHTEGQLQNEEIVD